A window of Formosa sp. Hel1_31_208 contains these coding sequences:
- the hemH gene encoding ferrochelatase, giving the protein MKGVLLVNLGSPDSPEPKDVKRYLGEFLMDERVIDVPQWARTLLVKGIILNTRPKQSAKAYKKIWWAEGSPLIVLSERLQDGIQKETEVPVALAMRYGSMTIKNGIQELVDKGVDDIFLIPLYPQFAMATTETILVLAEEIRAVHFPQVKITDLKPFYNHPKYIEVLSNSIAKHLEGKDYEHLLFSYHGIPERHIRKSDVTKSHCTPSDKVDCICCKTPSPAHEFCYKHQCKEVTRLVGEKLNMTEGTFSTSFQSRLGFDPWLQPYTDRTIERMGKEGTKKMAIVTPAFVSDCLETLEEIAMEGEEIFHEMGGKEFTTIPCLNDDQEFVDLLSQWINDWAIAETVSA; this is encoded by the coding sequence ATGAAAGGAGTCTTACTTGTAAATTTAGGGTCGCCAGATTCGCCAGAACCTAAAGACGTTAAACGATATTTGGGAGAATTTTTAATGGATGAACGTGTCATTGATGTACCACAATGGGCACGAACCTTATTGGTTAAAGGTATTATCTTGAACACACGTCCAAAACAATCGGCCAAAGCTTATAAAAAAATATGGTGGGCCGAAGGGTCACCTTTAATTGTACTTTCTGAACGTTTACAAGACGGAATTCAAAAAGAAACTGAGGTTCCTGTTGCATTAGCTATGCGTTATGGTAGTATGACTATTAAAAACGGAATTCAAGAATTAGTAGATAAAGGTGTGGATGATATCTTTCTCATTCCCTTATATCCGCAGTTTGCTATGGCAACGACTGAGACTATTCTAGTACTAGCAGAAGAAATTAGAGCAGTGCATTTTCCACAGGTAAAAATAACCGACTTAAAGCCGTTCTATAACCATCCAAAGTATATCGAAGTGCTTTCAAATTCTATCGCTAAACATTTAGAAGGTAAGGATTACGAGCATTTATTATTCTCATATCATGGTATTCCAGAACGTCATATTAGAAAAAGTGATGTCACAAAATCTCACTGCACACCTAGTGATAAAGTGGATTGCATTTGCTGTAAAACGCCATCACCAGCACACGAATTTTGCTATAAACACCAGTGTAAAGAAGTCACACGATTGGTTGGTGAAAAATTGAACATGACAGAAGGCACATTCTCAACGTCCTTCCAATCACGATTAGGTTTTGATCCATGGTTACAACCGTATACAGATCGTACAATTGAACGTATGGGAAAAGAAGGCACCAAAAAAATGGCCATTGTCACACCAGCTTTTGTTAGTGACTGTCTAGAAACTTTAGAAGAAATTGCCATGGAGGGCGAAGAGATTTTTCACGAGATGGGAGGAAAAGAGTTTACAACTATACCATGTTTAAATGATGATCAGGAATTTGTCGATTTATTATCTCAATGGATTAATGACTGGGCAATAGCTGAAACCGTTTCGGCATAA